A DNA window from Pseudoalteromonas marina contains the following coding sequences:
- a CDS encoding thiol-disulfide oxidoreductase DCC family protein, with translation MIIFYDGNCPLCSTEMQQLKQADKHSLITLEDLNAADFSERYRHINKNQALTYLQAQLKNGEIIYGLDVTYQAWKTVGKHRWLKIFRLPVIRIFADWGYIFFAKHRHSISRFLMPNTQCNNGQCAIKSKGKK, from the coding sequence ATGATCATTTTTTACGACGGTAACTGCCCACTTTGCAGCACTGAAATGCAACAGTTAAAACAAGCAGATAAACACAGCTTAATTACCCTCGAGGATTTAAATGCTGCTGATTTTAGCGAGCGCTACAGGCATATAAACAAAAACCAAGCACTTACATACCTACAAGCGCAACTAAAAAATGGTGAGATAATTTATGGGCTAGACGTAACGTATCAAGCGTGGAAAACAGTTGGAAAACACCGCTGGTTGAAAATTTTTCGCTTGCCTGTTATTCGTATTTTTGCAGATTGGGGCTATATTTTTTTTGCAAAACATAGGCACTCTATTAGTAGGTTTTTAATGCCAAACACCCAGTGCAACAACGGCCAGTGCGCCATAAAATCAAAAGGAAAAAAATGA
- the udp gene encoding uridine phosphorylase, which yields MEKVFHLGLCIDDLQGAKLAIVPGDPDRAARISQFLDNPTCLAQTREFHVYLGQLNGHSVVICSTGIGGPSTSIAVEELAQLGVRQFLRIGTTGAIQPHINEGEILISQASVRLDGASQHFAPLSYPAVSDFYATQAMVEACKNLNIDFHIGITASSDTFYPGQERYDTHSGYVPKAFQGSCEEWQKLGVMNYEMESATLFTMCAALGLQAACVAGVLVNRTRQEIPNVDHGEIERKSVAVVLEAAKVLLD from the coding sequence ATGGAAAAGGTATTTCACTTAGGACTATGTATTGACGATCTACAAGGTGCAAAACTTGCAATCGTGCCCGGTGACCCAGATCGTGCTGCACGTATTTCTCAATTCCTAGACAACCCAACCTGCCTTGCTCAAACACGTGAGTTTCATGTTTATCTAGGTCAACTAAATGGCCACTCTGTGGTTATATGCTCAACCGGTATTGGCGGCCCATCTACATCGATTGCAGTAGAGGAACTTGCTCAATTGGGCGTGCGTCAATTTTTACGTATTGGTACTACGGGTGCTATTCAGCCGCACATTAATGAAGGTGAAATTTTAATTAGCCAAGCGTCTGTACGTTTAGACGGTGCAAGCCAACACTTTGCACCACTAAGCTACCCTGCTGTGTCTGATTTTTATGCAACACAAGCCATGGTTGAAGCTTGTAAAAACTTAAACATTGACTTTCATATTGGTATTACTGCATCTAGCGATACATTTTACCCGGGCCAAGAGCGCTACGACACACACTCGGGTTATGTACCAAAAGCATTCCAAGGTAGTTGTGAAGAATGGCAAAAGCTGGGCGTAATGAACTACGAAATGGAGTCGGCCACATTATTCACTATGTGTGCAGCTCTTGGCTTGCAAGCTGCCTGTGTTGCCGGTGTATTAGTTAACCGTACTCGTCAAGAAATTCCTAACGTTGACCACGGTGAAATAGAAAGAAAATCAGTGGCTGTTGTATTAGAAGCCGCTAAAGTGTTACTAGATTAA
- the ppc gene encoding phosphoenolpyruvate carboxylase, translating into MSEQYAALRGNVGLLGQLLGQTIKDAQGQAILDKVEEIRALSKSSRSGNEDDRKALIEVLHALSDEELLPVARSFNHFLNLANVAEQFHTVSRFNDAGLGQQNPLTQTLKTLAAKAQEGKLDSNHLADTLSKLHINLVLTAHPTEVTRRTIINKHVELSDCLASLERKDNLEHEREAILNRIAQLISQAWHTDDIRRSRPTPVDEAKWGYAVIENSLWHAVPRFLREFSEHAKEQLSLELPIDYSPIEFTSWMGGDRDGNPFVTAQVTSQVLDHGRWMALDLYSRDIDTLCAELSMSDASDELIELAGQDFEPYRTVLKKLKGEVSETVAHLGAKIKHKRTDAQDLVTDINQLKHPIEVCYRSLLKCNMKVVADGLLLDLMHRLNSFGLRLAKLDVRQDSSRHSDVFSELTRYLGLGDYNQWQEQDKQAFLLAELNSRRPLIPKHWQPSPDVQEVLDTFDVIAKQDEKTFGLYIISMARTASDILAVQLLLKESGCSFELPVAPLFETLDDLNNGSDVITTLLDNVWYRGHIQNTQNVMIGYSDSAKDAGMMAAGWAQYEAMDKLVQLADERGIELVLFHGRGGTVGRGGAPAAQALHSQPPGSLKGGLRVTEQGEMIRFKFGLPDVALQSLNIYAGAVLQSNLLPPPEPKPQWREVMKLISEQSCEHYRNVVRHDENFVPYFRMATPELELSKLPLGSRPAKRNPNGGVESLRAIPWIFAWSQNRLMLPAWLGALTGLKKALDQYGLETLNEMSLNWPFFRARLEMLEMVFSKADSWLSEHYDNALVEDMYKPLGVTLRKELEEAIELVQSLSPQKSLLAAQPWIKESISLRNPYTDPLNVLQVELLRRARSNDEHNEGDIDNALMITMTGIAAGMRNTG; encoded by the coding sequence ATGAGTGAACAATATGCCGCCCTGCGAGGTAATGTGGGTCTACTTGGGCAATTATTAGGTCAAACTATAAAAGATGCCCAAGGCCAAGCAATTTTAGATAAAGTAGAAGAAATTCGCGCTTTATCAAAATCCTCTCGCAGTGGTAATGAAGACGATCGCAAGGCGTTAATTGAAGTATTACATGCGCTTAGTGACGAAGAGCTTTTACCGGTTGCCCGTTCATTTAATCATTTTTTAAATTTAGCCAATGTGGCAGAGCAGTTTCATACTGTATCGCGTTTTAATGACGCTGGTCTTGGCCAGCAAAACCCTCTCACTCAAACATTAAAAACGTTAGCCGCTAAAGCACAAGAAGGTAAGCTAGACTCTAACCACCTTGCTGACACACTCTCAAAACTCCACATTAATTTAGTACTAACGGCACACCCCACAGAGGTTACACGCCGTACCATTATCAACAAGCACGTAGAGTTGAGCGATTGTTTAGCATCGCTTGAGCGAAAAGATAACTTGGAGCATGAGCGCGAAGCTATTTTAAATAGAATTGCTCAGTTAATAAGCCAAGCGTGGCATACAGACGATATTCGTCGTTCGCGCCCAACGCCTGTTGATGAGGCCAAATGGGGGTATGCAGTTATTGAAAATAGTCTTTGGCATGCTGTTCCGCGTTTTTTACGTGAATTTTCGGAGCATGCTAAAGAGCAATTAAGTCTAGAGTTGCCCATTGACTACAGCCCAATTGAATTCACTTCTTGGATGGGTGGAGACCGAGACGGTAACCCATTCGTTACTGCACAGGTTACTTCGCAAGTTCTTGACCATGGTCGCTGGATGGCACTTGATTTATATAGCCGAGATATTGATACGTTATGCGCTGAGCTATCTATGTCTGACGCCAGCGACGAACTCATTGAGTTGGCAGGCCAAGATTTTGAACCCTACCGCACTGTGCTTAAAAAGCTTAAAGGCGAAGTGTCTGAAACAGTGGCGCATTTAGGTGCAAAAATTAAACACAAACGCACTGACGCACAAGATCTTGTTACTGATATTAACCAGCTTAAGCACCCAATTGAGGTATGTTATCGTTCATTATTAAAATGCAACATGAAAGTCGTTGCCGATGGCTTACTACTTGATTTAATGCATCGTTTAAACAGTTTTGGTCTTCGTTTGGCAAAACTGGATGTACGTCAAGATTCATCGCGCCACAGCGACGTTTTTTCTGAACTTACGCGTTATTTAGGGTTAGGGGACTACAACCAGTGGCAAGAGCAAGACAAGCAAGCATTTTTATTAGCGGAGCTTAATTCGCGTCGTCCGCTTATACCTAAGCATTGGCAACCAAGCCCTGATGTACAAGAAGTGCTCGACACCTTCGATGTAATTGCAAAGCAAGATGAAAAAACATTTGGTTTGTATATTATTTCAATGGCACGCACTGCATCCGATATTTTAGCTGTACAGTTACTTCTTAAAGAAAGCGGCTGTAGTTTTGAATTGCCAGTTGCCCCATTATTTGAAACATTAGACGATTTGAATAATGGAAGCGACGTGATCACGACGCTACTCGATAACGTGTGGTACCGCGGCCATATTCAAAATACGCAAAATGTAATGATTGGTTATTCAGACTCGGCTAAAGATGCCGGTATGATGGCAGCAGGTTGGGCCCAATATGAAGCAATGGATAAACTCGTGCAGCTTGCAGACGAGCGCGGCATTGAGCTTGTGTTATTCCACGGCCGAGGAGGGACTGTTGGTCGAGGTGGTGCACCGGCTGCACAAGCACTGCACTCGCAACCGCCAGGCTCACTTAAAGGTGGTTTACGGGTAACAGAGCAAGGCGAAATGATACGCTTTAAATTTGGTTTGCCAGATGTAGCACTACAAAGCTTAAATATATATGCAGGGGCAGTACTGCAAAGTAACTTATTACCACCGCCAGAGCCTAAGCCACAATGGCGCGAAGTTATGAAGCTTATTAGTGAGCAGTCGTGTGAGCATTACCGCAATGTTGTTCGCCACGATGAGAATTTTGTTCCTTACTTTAGAATGGCAACGCCAGAATTAGAGCTATCTAAACTTCCGCTTGGCTCTCGCCCTGCAAAACGCAACCCTAATGGGGGCGTTGAAAGTTTACGTGCTATTCCATGGATTTTTGCATGGAGTCAAAACCGGTTAATGTTGCCTGCTTGGTTAGGTGCGTTAACAGGCTTAAAAAAGGCACTAGACCAATATGGCTTAGAAACACTAAACGAAATGAGCCTCAATTGGCCATTTTTTAGAGCTCGTTTAGAAATGCTTGAAATGGTATTTAGTAAAGCCGATAGCTGGTTAAGTGAGCACTATGATAATGCGCTGGTGGAAGATATGTACAAGCCGTTAGGTGTAACGTTGCGAAAAGAGCTTGAAGAAGCCATTGAGCTTGTGCAGTCGTTAAGCCCGCAAAAAAGCTTACTTGCTGCTCAGCCTTGGATAAAAGAGTCGATTAGTTTACGAAACCCGTACACCGATCCGCTCAATGTATTGCAGGTTGAATTGCTTCGCCGTGCTCGCTCTAACGACGAGCACAATGAAGGTGATATCGATAATGCATTAATGATCACCATGACAGGTATTGCTGCGGGTATGCGTAATACTGGTTAA
- a CDS encoding hemolysin family protein — translation MGDLIGISLLILISALFAMSEIAIAASRKIKLRVMADEGSLNAAAVLKLQENPGAFFAMIQIALNAIAILGGIVGEQALSPYVEKVLVLFYQGAYVEKISFLFSFFTITSLFILFADLMPKRLAMIMPEAVAVKVVNIMRWVTFALTPLVMFFNGVTNFVLRLFKVPAEREDNVTTEDIVAMMEAGAEYGSLQKQEYDLIGNVFDLEARFLSSVMTPRDQIVYFDLNESSNDIATKIIDHPHNHFLVVSGNLDKLHGSVESKDILRQVLKGEAANINDELVDTDVFYLPETLSLSEALNAFKSAAKPFAIVVNEYALLVGIVTVKDLMKGFMGDLITHQGDELIIERDKSSWLVDGLTPITDLAKVLDIEEFPEQIHFETVAGFLIYTMKRIPKRAEHISYAGFKFEVVDVEGIRVEQLLVSRLV, via the coding sequence ATGGGTGATTTAATCGGGATTAGTCTATTGATCTTGATCAGTGCGTTGTTTGCTATGTCGGAAATAGCAATTGCAGCGTCACGAAAAATAAAACTTCGTGTAATGGCAGACGAAGGCAGTTTAAATGCAGCTGCAGTATTAAAACTGCAAGAAAATCCGGGCGCGTTTTTCGCCATGATACAAATAGCACTTAATGCTATCGCTATATTAGGTGGCATTGTAGGTGAACAAGCATTATCGCCATACGTTGAAAAAGTATTGGTTTTATTTTATCAGGGTGCATATGTAGAAAAAATTAGCTTTTTATTCTCATTTTTTACTATTACCTCGTTATTTATTTTATTCGCCGATTTAATGCCAAAGCGATTAGCGATGATCATGCCAGAAGCTGTCGCCGTTAAGGTCGTTAACATAATGCGCTGGGTTACATTTGCATTAACGCCTTTAGTGATGTTTTTTAATGGCGTGACTAACTTTGTACTGCGACTGTTTAAAGTTCCCGCAGAGCGTGAAGATAATGTAACCACAGAAGACATTGTTGCCATGATGGAAGCTGGCGCCGAGTATGGTAGTTTGCAAAAACAAGAGTATGATTTAATAGGTAATGTGTTTGATTTAGAAGCTCGTTTTTTATCAAGCGTAATGACCCCGCGTGACCAAATTGTGTACTTCGATTTAAACGAAAGCAGTAATGACATTGCGACCAAAATTATTGATCACCCGCACAATCATTTTTTAGTTGTGTCGGGTAACTTAGACAAATTACATGGCTCTGTTGAATCAAAAGATATTTTACGCCAAGTACTTAAAGGTGAAGCCGCTAATATCAATGACGAATTAGTTGATACTGACGTATTTTACTTACCAGAAACATTAAGTTTGTCAGAGGCATTAAATGCATTTAAAAGCGCCGCTAAACCATTTGCTATTGTAGTAAACGAATACGCGCTGCTTGTTGGTATTGTTACTGTAAAAGATTTAATGAAAGGCTTTATGGGAGATTTAATAACTCACCAAGGGGATGAACTAATAATCGAGCGAGATAAAAGCTCGTGGTTAGTTGACGGACTGACGCCAATTACCGATTTAGCTAAAGTGCTTGATATAGAGGAGTTCCCAGAGCAAATACATTTTGAGACGGTGGCAGGCTTTTTAATTTACACCATGAAACGTATACCTAAACGTGCTGAGCATATAAGTTATGCGGGCTTTAAATTTGAAGTTGTTGATGTTGAAGGTATTCGTGTAGAGCAATTGCTTGTATCTAGATTAGTTTAA
- a CDS encoding transporter substrate-binding domain-containing protein: MKGFVFLLCVLCTTVKAHEINIVTEVFPDFQYLDANNQLAGRSVEKVKNALDAAGISYTMSANNWSVSYNAALRDKNTCIFSIVRLPPRENNFVWIAELEEFESAIYGLKSRGIKLKTLHDAKRYKIAVLRDNFSHHYLLERGFNESRHLLLIDNLDKIDKLISARRDILDFVILSKKQFNYRLKTSPKLNLLEPVLDLNTAQSPLYFACNINMDESLITQLQLAFRQTSSLN, encoded by the coding sequence ATGAAGGGATTTGTTTTTTTACTTTGCGTGTTGTGTACGACAGTAAAAGCACACGAAATTAATATAGTTACGGAAGTTTTCCCTGACTTTCAATATCTCGATGCAAACAACCAATTGGCAGGTCGCTCTGTAGAAAAGGTAAAAAACGCCCTTGATGCTGCTGGTATTAGTTACACTATGTCGGCTAACAATTGGAGTGTGTCTTATAACGCAGCCCTTCGAGATAAAAACACCTGTATTTTCTCAATTGTTCGTTTGCCACCAAGAGAAAATAACTTTGTGTGGATAGCTGAACTTGAAGAGTTTGAGTCAGCGATTTATGGGCTGAAATCTCGAGGCATAAAGTTAAAGACTTTACATGATGCCAAACGCTATAAAATAGCAGTATTAAGAGATAACTTTAGCCATCATTATTTACTTGAACGCGGTTTTAACGAAAGCCGGCATCTGTTGCTGATTGATAACTTAGATAAAATAGATAAGTTAATTAGTGCACGCCGTGACATTCTTGATTTTGTCATTTTAAGTAAAAAACAATTTAATTACCGTCTCAAAACATCACCAAAGTTAAATTTACTCGAGCCAGTGCTAGATTTAAATACGGCTCAATCTCCATTATACTTTGCATGTAACATAAATATGGATGAGTCGTTAATTACACAGTTACAGCTTGCATTTAGACAAACCTCCTCTCTTAATTAG
- a CDS encoding SDR family NAD(P)-dependent oxidoreductase, whose amino-acid sequence MKTIILFGASSAIAKAYVKHLQNQTIEFNIVCVSSSNHVPQDSNNITFYNTDYSTDSLFGLTQHLKDEQADIHQVIMFNGKLHNSEHMPEKKLEDINADYFNLLLNANTLTPLLCLQSVLPLINHKTHCTITALSARVGSINDNKMGGWYSYRASKSALNMLFKTAAVELARRAKNTKLVLFHPGTTDTDLSKPFQKNVPEGKLFTPEFVAHQIFDLTNNNPDLELNGEPAYLDWQGSTIPW is encoded by the coding sequence ATGAAGACAATTATTCTTTTTGGCGCTAGTAGCGCGATTGCTAAAGCCTACGTGAAGCACCTTCAAAACCAAACAATTGAATTTAACATTGTATGCGTCAGTTCAAGTAACCATGTTCCACAAGACAGTAACAACATTACTTTTTACAATACTGATTACTCTACTGACAGCTTATTTGGCCTTACTCAACATTTAAAAGATGAGCAAGCCGACATACACCAGGTAATAATGTTCAACGGTAAGTTACATAACTCCGAGCACATGCCAGAAAAAAAGCTTGAAGACATCAACGCTGATTATTTTAATTTGTTACTAAACGCAAATACGCTTACCCCATTGCTCTGCTTACAAAGCGTTTTGCCTTTAATCAATCATAAAACGCACTGCACTATAACCGCCTTAAGTGCACGAGTAGGTAGTATCAACGACAACAAAATGGGAGGCTGGTACAGTTATCGAGCATCTAAATCAGCCCTTAACATGTTATTTAAAACTGCCGCAGTAGAGCTTGCTCGTCGTGCAAAGAACACCAAGCTTGTGCTATTTCATCCCGGTACAACTGACACTGACCTATCTAAGCCTTTTCAAAAAAATGTACCCGAAGGCAAATTGTTTACACCTGAATTTGTAGCACACCAAATTTTTGACTTAACAAATAACAACCCTGATTTAGAACTAAATGGCGAGCCAGCTTATTTAGATTGGCAAGGCTCAACTATACCGTGGTAA
- the cdd gene encoding cytidine deaminase — MASATFTVQEDTALTNSHITLNVAQTASLRSQLKSQRGILNTNNIEQLCKEFNVSVDSLLQGLVPLASEFSVAPVSHFHVGAIVKALDDQQQVNFYFGANVEFDHQALSLVVHAEQSAINNAWLNGAKKILKIAISDAPCGYCRQFMNELADAKEFDILLPSQHFKLAELLPHSFGPTDLGNEFSLFNPKPQLAVFDDKQIEETFAGFALNAYVPYSQNFSAVKLSTFNNGDFYGSYAENAAYSPSLSPLQSALSQFFLAGLSFDKKTVKGITLLETKGHENQAGVSKAVLSGFTDLPELKIISAALK, encoded by the coding sequence ATGGCTTCAGCAACTTTTACTGTACAAGAAGATACAGCCCTTACAAATTCTCATATCACGTTAAACGTAGCGCAAACCGCGTCCTTACGTAGCCAATTAAAGTCGCAACGCGGCATATTAAACACCAACAACATTGAACAGCTTTGCAAAGAGTTTAATGTTTCTGTCGATTCACTGTTACAAGGTTTAGTACCTTTAGCGTCTGAGTTTTCAGTAGCTCCAGTATCACATTTTCATGTGGGTGCTATTGTCAAAGCTCTAGATGATCAGCAACAAGTTAATTTTTATTTTGGCGCTAATGTAGAGTTTGATCACCAAGCACTGAGTCTCGTTGTTCATGCAGAACAGTCTGCCATTAATAATGCTTGGTTAAATGGCGCTAAAAAAATTCTTAAAATTGCTATAAGCGACGCTCCGTGTGGCTACTGTCGCCAATTTATGAATGAATTAGCCGATGCAAAAGAATTTGATATTTTACTTCCAAGTCAACATTTTAAATTGGCAGAGCTATTACCTCACTCGTTTGGACCAACCGATTTGGGTAACGAATTTAGCTTGTTTAACCCAAAGCCTCAGCTTGCGGTTTTTGATGACAAACAGATCGAAGAGACTTTTGCTGGCTTTGCGTTAAATGCGTATGTACCGTACAGTCAAAATTTTAGTGCGGTCAAGTTAAGTACATTTAATAATGGGGATTTTTACGGCAGTTATGCAGAAAACGCAGCCTATAGCCCAAGTTTATCGCCTTTGCAAAGCGCGTTGAGTCAGTTCTTTTTAGCTGGTCTTAGTTTTGATAAAAAGACGGTGAAAGGCATCACACTTTTAGAAACTAAAGGGCACGAAAATCAAGCGGGTGTTTCGAAGGCGGTACTATCGGGATTTACTGATTTGCCAGAGCTAAAAATAATTAGTGCAGCGCTTAAGTAG
- a CDS encoding arginase family protein, with protein sequence MSQEIQAFNSKVEHCLCAPGDGVFTVNTAKERKAALRNKLYGQTENVDTLWRESLNELPHSPHKAVMLGISSDCGGGILRGANWGPLFVRSALIDQHPECHSFDLGDVRVIPHLLHDKYLNDATISNCQKALYGNENNDYYVSPLSITEDVCDSFYATFKDKGIFGIGGDHSISYPLTKAYLKAKREQGKRTAIIHFDAHTDLLVERLGIDLCFGSWCTHILEFLPAPHHLIQFGIRSSGKPKSHWENTFGVKQHWAHEIIERGAAAVAAETIAQLKADNVDEVYVSFDIDALDAEFASATGTPEDNGLTPKHALDILSAIADEFPITGADMMEIAPFTDSSLVGQASSETTLKEGAKISAFLINAMNK encoded by the coding sequence ATGAGTCAAGAAATTCAAGCATTTAATAGTAAAGTAGAGCACTGCTTATGTGCTCCTGGCGATGGTGTTTTTACCGTTAATACTGCAAAAGAGCGAAAAGCGGCGCTTCGAAATAAACTGTATGGTCAAACCGAAAATGTAGATACGCTATGGCGCGAATCGTTAAATGAGTTACCGCACTCTCCCCATAAAGCGGTCATGCTTGGAATTAGTTCTGATTGTGGTGGCGGTATTTTACGTGGTGCCAATTGGGGGCCTTTGTTTGTTCGCTCAGCATTAATTGATCAGCACCCTGAATGTCATTCGTTCGACTTAGGCGATGTGCGTGTTATTCCGCATTTGTTACATGACAAATACCTAAACGACGCAACTATCTCTAATTGCCAAAAAGCGCTATACGGAAACGAAAATAACGACTACTACGTAAGTCCGTTATCAATTACTGAAGATGTGTGCGACAGCTTTTATGCCACGTTTAAAGATAAAGGTATTTTTGGTATTGGTGGCGATCACTCTATTAGTTATCCATTAACCAAAGCGTATTTAAAAGCAAAACGCGAGCAAGGGAAGCGTACGGCTATTATTCACTTTGATGCGCACACCGATTTGCTTGTGGAGCGCTTGGGTATAGATTTATGTTTTGGCTCTTGGTGTACACATATTTTAGAGTTTTTACCTGCACCCCATCACTTAATTCAATTTGGTATACGTTCAAGTGGAAAACCAAAATCACACTGGGAAAACACATTTGGGGTTAAGCAACATTGGGCGCATGAAATTATTGAACGCGGTGCAGCCGCTGTTGCTGCAGAGACTATCGCGCAACTAAAAGCGGATAATGTTGATGAAGTGTATGTAAGTTTTGATATTGACGCACTCGATGCCGAATTTGCTTCTGCAACCGGTACACCGGAAGATAACGGTTTAACACCAAAGCACGCGCTAGACATCTTATCGGCCATTGCCGATGAGTTTCCTATTACGGGCGCTGATATGATGGAAATAGCACCATTTACCGATAGTTCACTTGTGGGCCAAGCAAGTTCTGAGACAACATTAAAAGAAGGCGCAAAAATTTCAGCGTTTTTAATTAATGCGATGAATAAATAA
- a CDS encoding efflux RND transporter periplasmic adaptor subunit codes for MQRSSTALFVFSILIGSVALTGCDQVTEQSQAAAPKAVPVGVITLKKQSLTLRQELPGRISAFQIAEIRPQVSGIVQSRLFTEGSQVEKGQALYQINPATFEANLAASEAAVARAEASIASSKAKASRYSELLKIKAVSQQDYDEADAAYKQAKAELLTAQAQLQTSKINLEYSHVSSPISGQISKSNVTVGALVSANQATSLATVTQLDPIYIDLTQSSSELTKLKKAIVSGDLSVDSTSQTDVELTMEDGSLYSHKGTLQFSEVTVDPSTGSVTLRAKFPNPEKLLLPGMYARASIVEGVKNDAILVPQRGVSRNSKGEPTAMVVSKNNTVESRVLKTDRTIGSNWLVTDGVMEGDKLIVEGLQKIRPGAPVSPSEVQTAKAQ; via the coding sequence ATGCAGCGTTCTAGCACCGCTTTATTTGTATTTTCAATTCTCATAGGTTCAGTTGCGTTAACCGGTTGTGACCAAGTGACAGAGCAGTCGCAGGCAGCTGCTCCTAAAGCTGTGCCGGTAGGGGTTATTACGCTTAAAAAACAATCGCTAACTTTAAGGCAAGAGTTGCCTGGACGTATTAGTGCATTTCAAATTGCAGAAATACGCCCGCAAGTAAGCGGTATTGTGCAATCACGTTTATTTACCGAGGGGTCTCAAGTAGAAAAAGGTCAAGCGCTTTACCAAATTAACCCTGCTACTTTTGAAGCCAACTTAGCGGCAAGTGAAGCTGCTGTTGCCCGCGCTGAAGCAAGCATTGCAAGCAGTAAAGCTAAAGCGTCTCGCTATAGTGAATTATTAAAAATTAAAGCGGTTAGCCAGCAAGATTACGACGAGGCTGATGCAGCCTACAAGCAAGCAAAAGCAGAACTCCTTACTGCTCAAGCGCAGCTGCAAACCTCAAAAATTAATTTAGAATACAGTCATGTCTCTTCGCCTATTAGTGGGCAAATTAGTAAATCGAATGTCACCGTAGGTGCATTAGTAAGTGCCAACCAAGCCACTTCTTTGGCAACAGTAACACAACTTGATCCTATCTATATTGATTTAACGCAGTCGAGTAGCGAATTAACTAAGCTTAAAAAAGCGATTGTTTCGGGCGATCTAAGTGTAGATTCAACTAGTCAAACCGATGTTGAACTTACTATGGAAGATGGCTCTTTATACTCTCATAAAGGCACTTTACAGTTTTCTGAGGTGACAGTTGACCCAAGTACAGGGTCGGTTACATTACGCGCTAAATTTCCTAACCCTGAAAAGTTACTACTTCCAGGGATGTATGCTCGCGCCTCAATTGTTGAAGGTGTTAAAAACGATGCTATTTTAGTTCCACAGCGCGGTGTTAGTCGAAATTCGAAAGGTGAACCTACCGCAATGGTTGTTAGCAAAAACAATACTGTAGAGAGCCGCGTTTTGAAAACAGACCGCACCATTGGATCTAATTGGCTTGTAACCGATGGCGTAATGGAAGGCGATAAACTGATTGTAGAAGGGTTACAAAAAATTCGCCCAGGCGCACCAGTTAGCCCATCTGAAGTTCAAACTGCTAAAGCGCAATAA